The Leadbetterella byssophila DSM 17132 DNA window GAAACTCCGGTTGAAATCACCTATGACGGTATTCCTACAGATACAATACCTAAGACAAAAGCAGAATTAAAACTTGAAGCTACTGCTAAGGAGATCTCCGAAATGTCTGCCCAAATGAACGTTATAGCAGAAAAAATGGAGAACAACACTTCCAAAATGAAATTTGATGAAATAGAAAAGCTATCGGAAAAAATCGCCTTAATTTCATCTCAAATGGATGCCCCTTCTGCAAAAATAGGAGTACTTTCAGAAGAAATCGCTGCCCTAAGCCTGGAGATAGCAGCTAAGAAAATGAGAAGATTAGACACTCGTGTGCTAGAAAAAGACTTGGAAAGAAATTCAGCAGAATTGGCCAAACTACAGGTAGATCTGGAGAAAGTATCAGAAGAAATGATGAGTATTCACAAGGAAATAGAAAAGCAACCCATGCAAGAAATACAAAATCAACTGTCTGAATTACAAGCTCCCTTAGAAAGCCTATCACAACTCATGAGAGAAAAGGGAAATGAGATGAAGACCTATGCAGAGGTAGTGGTAGCTGAACATGAAACCAGAGCAAAAGAATTCAGCCAGAATTTAAAATCTACTGGCCTCATTAAAGATGCTGATAATTACGAACTGAATATGATAGGGGATGAAATCAAGATCAACGGCAAAACCCTTACAAAAGAAGAATCAGCGAGGGTTCTAGAACTAATCAAAGGACACTACAGACTTCCTAAAGATTCTAAAAAATTAGAATTAGGAATGAAGCAAGGGAAGATGAAATACATGATAACGAATTAAAAGCAAGAGGTTTTAACCTCTTGCTTCCAATATTTTCTTAATAGCAGCCTGAACAGACCAAACCCTATTTCCGGCCTGCTGTATCACCGCGGAATGCGGACCATCAATGACCGCATCAGCTACTTTTAGCCCTCTCCTAACAGGAAGACAGTGCATGAAGAAGGCATCATCCGTTAAAGCCATTCTTTCTTCCGTAATAGCCCAAGAACGATCCTGAGTTAATACTTGCCCATAGTGTTCATAAGACGACCAGTTCTTTGCATAGATAAAGTCGGCACCTTTAAAAGCTTCAGCCTGGTCATGCATAACTAAGGCATCTTTACGGATTTCAGGAGCTAAATCATATCCTTCAGGATTGGCTATCACAAACTCATAGTCTGTCTTCAATACCCATTCTGCAAATGAGTTCGCAACAGCCTGAGGCAGAGGTTTGAAATGAGGTACCCAGGTTAGGACCACCTTAGGTCTTTCTTTCTTCTTCAATTCCTCTATAGTTATCAAATCCGCTAAAGATTGACATGGGTGACGTGTAGCCGACTCCAAATTCACTATCGGTACTCCGGCATATCTCCTGAAACTCTCTAAAACGATCTCTTTATAATCTTCATCTCTGTCTGTCAATCCCGCAAAGGCTCGCACCCCTATCACGTCACAGTATTGACCTAAAACTGCTGCAGCTTCCTTCACATGCTCTGCTTTGCCTTGATCCATGATGACACCATCCTCAAATTCTAGTTGCCAAGAATCCGAACCCACATTCATCACAATCACATTCATGCCCAAGTTCAGCGCCGCTTTCTGAGTAGAAACACGAGTCCTCAAACTAGAATTAAAGAAAACCAGACCCATGGTCAGGTTCCTTCCCAAATGTTGAAATTTGAGAGGATCAGCTTTCAATTCTAAGCCCAATTGAACCAATTCCTCTACACTATCTACATCATTCGGGTTTATAAAATGCTTCATCAATTTTTCACAATTTTGAAGCAAATTTACACCAATATCTAGAACATGGGCAGGAAATCTCTGTAAATTAACGACCTTTACCTCCCTTAGACCTAATTTGGAAATGCGTATTTGCCTCGAGAATGTTAGCGTAAAGAAGAACGAAGACCTGATTTTAAAAAACCTGAATTTCGCATCAGAATACCCTGAAAATTGGGCCATCATGGGACCCAGCGGATCAGGAAAAAGTACTTTTTTAGATCTTTTGGCAGGAAAAATCTTTCCATCTCAAGGTAAATTCCTCAAGGACAAAGAGCTAAAAATCATAAGCGTCAGCAGAGACTATTCCTTTCATCGTATAGTGGGTAACGCCTACCAATACTATCAGCAACGTTATAATGTTTATGATGCGGAAGTAGGACCCACCCTTTACCAGGTTCTACAAGATCAAGTCTTACCCTTATATACCATAGATGCCTCCTCCGTGGAGCTACCTCCCCTAACCTACTCCGAAGAAGAGGTGTATAAAACGGCTAAAACGTTTAGAGTGGACCATCTCCTAGATAGAAGAATAACTTCTCTATCAAATGGAGAAACACGGAGATCTCTGCTCACCTATTGGATGTTAAAAAAGCCTGATATTTTACTGCTTGATAATCCATTTTCTGGTCTTGATATACAAAGCAGAGCTGCACTCCGACAAATCCTAGAATCTCTGGAGAATACCCGTATCTTCCTGGTAGCAGAACCAAAGGACTTACCAAAAGGATTTAATAAGGTTATTCTATTTAATAAAGGCGAAATTCAATATCAGGGTGATTTAGAGCAAATGCCTCAGTTGCAAGAAGTAACCTATATCCCCGATTTCAGTGGCTTACATCATGCTGAAGAAGCGAATTTCTCCACAGCACTCCGACTTATAAACACGAATGTGTTCTATGGAGAAAAACAAGCCCTCTTTGATCTTAACTGGGAAGTAAAAAAAGGAGAATGTTGGGCGGTTTTAGGCCCTAATGGCTCCGGTAAAAGTACGCTAATGAGCCTTTTGACCGGAGATAATCCTCAAGCATACAAAAACGAGATGTATCTCTTTGATCGAAGACGTGGCACGGGTGAAAGCATTTGGGACATCAAAAAGAACATTGGATTCGTATCTCCGGAATTACACCTCTTCTTTCATAAACTCACTCCGGTATGGAAGGTCATTGGATCAGGATTTTTTGACGCTATGGGACTCTTTAGAAAATTGACCGTAGAACAGGAAGGCCTTATAGAT harbors:
- a CDS encoding N-acetylornithine carbamoyltransferase — encoded protein: MKHFINPNDVDSVEELVQLGLELKADPLKFQHLGRNLTMGLVFFNSSLRTRVSTQKAALNLGMNVIVMNVGSDSWQLEFEDGVIMDQGKAEHVKEAAAVLGQYCDVIGVRAFAGLTDRDEDYKEIVLESFRRYAGVPIVNLESATRHPCQSLADLITIEELKKKERPKVVLTWVPHFKPLPQAVANSFAEWVLKTDYEFVIANPEGYDLAPEIRKDALVMHDQAEAFKGADFIYAKNWSSYEHYGQVLTQDRSWAITEERMALTDDAFFMHCLPVRRGLKVADAVIDGPHSAVIQQAGNRVWSVQAAIKKILEARG
- a CDS encoding ATP-binding cassette domain-containing protein, with the translated sequence MRICLENVSVKKNEDLILKNLNFASEYPENWAIMGPSGSGKSTFLDLLAGKIFPSQGKFLKDKELKIISVSRDYSFHRIVGNAYQYYQQRYNVYDAEVGPTLYQVLQDQVLPLYTIDASSVELPPLTYSEEEVYKTAKTFRVDHLLDRRITSLSNGETRRSLLTYWMLKKPDILLLDNPFSGLDIQSRAALRQILESLENTRIFLVAEPKDLPKGFNKVILFNKGEIQYQGDLEQMPQLQEVTYIPDFSGLHHAEEANFSTALRLINTNVFYGEKQALFDLNWEVKKGECWAVLGPNGSGKSTLMSLLTGDNPQAYKNEMYLFDRRRGTGESIWDIKKNIGFVSPELHLFFHKLTPVWKVIGSGFFDAMGLFRKLTVEQEGLIDEYLYRFQLSSLKFRRLDQLSSGQQRFVLLIRALIKNPPLLVLDEPCQGLDHNQMVSFRETLDHLVRAQKKTLIYITHYKEEIPSCVNHFLHLEEGRVVQSS